Proteins encoded by one window of Procambarus clarkii isolate CNS0578487 chromosome 92, FALCON_Pclarkii_2.0, whole genome shotgun sequence:
- the LOC138359678 gene encoding cyclin-dependent kinase 11B-like: MAEKVTLDDLDDVQAFLNKEDCLARSKYLGKQELVLVSAFLEIKIRESDSRVEILSKVHKHLKAGEKQESEAQRKERREREREEREREEKREREEREREREERERERVEQEREKERQERRDREEKERQHELEILRLGGRRKTTETSGFDPLVPEAYRQKFRNLKKTSEHTFTEFATIKERLFQEWCASRKVRSKEELEQLVLLEDFKECLSGDLKTYLEEQQVETLRAAATMAEEYILTHRSSTRKHEVIVTEATEQEERPRVQVPKDTQESGVEAPEYLQYGKVQRSSNRPEISQTSEVPVSLKDDRTGVRNVVRDQPPTVPRHREVSIRPTLRRCRSLLKTREIMPLLAISVKVWEVTSGRSLTTIFKFSLC, encoded by the exons ATGGCGGAAAAAGTGACCcttgacgatctggacgatgttcaggcctttctgaacaaggaggactgtcttgccagatcgaAATATCTGGGAAAGCAAGAACTGGTGCTAGTGAGTGCCTTTCTGGAGATCAAAATACGTGAAAGTGAttcccgtgttgagatcttgtccaaggttcacaaacatttgaaggccggggagaaacaggaaagcgaggcacaga GAAaggaaagaagagaaagagaaagggaagagcgagaaagagaagagaaacgagagagagaagagcgagaaagagaacgagaagagcgagaaagagaacgagTAGAGCAAGAAAGGGAAAAAgaaaggcaagaacgacgagacagagaggaaaaggaAAGACAACACGAGTTAGAAatattgcgattaggtggtcggaggaaaacaacggaaacgagtggtttcgatccg ttggtgcctgaggcttacaggcagaagttcaggaacctgaaaaagacctcggaacACACGTTCACAGagttcgcgaccatcaaggaacggcttttccaggagtggtgtgcctctcggaaggtgaggTCGAAAGAAGAACTCGAACAGCTCGTTTTGTTGGAGGATTTTAAGgaatgtctgtctggagatctgaagacataCCTAGAAGAGCAGCAAGTAGAGACCTTACgtgcagcagccactatggctgaagaatacatcttaacgcataggtcttccactag GAAACATGAGGTTATAGtgacagaagcgactgagcaagaggagaggcctcgtgtacaagtaCCCAAagatacccaagagtctggagtggaggcacctgagtacttgcagtatggcaaggtacaacgttcatcgaaccggccagagatttcccagacgtcagag gttcccgtctccctgaaggacgacCGGACCGGTGTAAGAAATGTCGTCCGTGACCAGCCAccaacggtgccacgacacagggaggtgtcgattCGCCCCACATTGCGCAGGTGCCGATCCTTACTAAAgacacgtgagattatgcccctgcttgccatctcagtgaaggtgtgggaagtcacatcaggcaggtcattgactACCATCTTCAAGTTTTCCTTGTGCTAG